The Meleagris gallopavo isolate NT-WF06-2002-E0010 breed Aviagen turkey brand Nicholas breeding stock unplaced genomic scaffold, Turkey_5.1 ChrUn_random_7180001828188, whole genome shotgun sequence genome includes the window TGGTCATGGAAGTTAAAGCCCAGCAGATCGTCATCTTTTTCAGCTACCTTATTGTTCTTCCTCCTTATAAGGTGGAAGATAAGTGTGGtgcctgttttgttgttgttgtttcctagCTAGGAAGGCCATCCCTCAACCATCATGACCTTTGAGAGATGACAGAGAGCAGTCTCACAATGGCATCACCCGATCAGATACCCTTGGATGCATCCCACCCATCTCATGGACACAAGTCTGACCAACTAGGACAAATGTTCCATaaggttttcttcctttacagGCAGTATTTTTTCACTCCCTAAAATTCTGTGAAGAGCCTCAAGGACCCAGTAGGCCTGAGGACAAGCCTTACCCATAAAAACTGAGGAAAAGACAGCCTATAGTATTTCagccatttccattttccttctcatcaTTTCCTCTGTCTCATGTCAATGGGCATACACTCTCCTTAGCCAGAGGATTGTATCTTTGCCAGACGCAGGACAGGCAAGTGCACAAAAGTGGGGGACACATTCAGAAACATGTCACATGGTATACTTAGCCAAGAAACCATTTCAGCAGGGATTCTGGGGAAATTTCGTTTGAAGACAATGCCCTAAATGAGCTCATTGTACTGTATCCAGAGAGACTGCAGAGAGTGGAAGTATACTAAGAGCCTTGCAGAAGACATAGAAGTCACTGATCTTGTCAAGATGATTCTGCTCTGTTGGGCCTTGTATCTAAGGCTTGAGAAGCCATGTTATCCTGAggagctggagagaaggaaacagcTGGAGTGCACAATGCCCAGCAATACTGTGGGCTGGTAGGAATAATGACAGAAAGAGTTCCATGCTGTAAGACAGGTATGTCCAACCCACTGGCTTCGTGCAGCCCAGCTCACTCATCACTTAGCAGCAACCAAAATGTTGGCATGCAATTGGCAATGTCTGAGCTGACGACATGGCATGGGCAGGACACAGAACAGTGCTAACTTCAGAGCTGAATCTTTTTCCCAAATTGATGTCTATTTCCCAGAAATGTTTGGGTCTCTGTTCCTGCTACTCAAAAGATGCCTTCAGTGAGGAATGGACATACTAAAACCGGAAATCTAATTAAACAGCACAGGAAGCCAACGCACAGCCTATATCATTATCTGGGATGATTTGCATTCAAGAGGGGcttgtcagaaaataaacacagctgtAAGTTATGCCTCTGGACCTGAGGCAGTTTATATCCATTATAAAAGGCAGCCCAGCTCCTTGCTCACTCATCCACCACTCCTGCATTTTCTCTGGAACCAGGTGAGTGTGaaactctttcttttcttgggaTTGCTCGTCATGAGAGAGAGAAGTAGGGGCAAGATTCATTGTGGAGGGCACCAGGGCCTGTGAGTAAGTAGTTTGTGGACTAGAGTCCAGAGACTACCTGGATATGTTCCAGGGGCTATTTTCAAGCTCGGGCAGGATGAAGCACGTATCAATCCCTTGAACATCCTCCAACTCCTAGTGCATGTGCCTTGGAAGCCTCAGGGAATGTTGACAGTCGTCTCCTCATATATGCCCATGTTCTACTTCATCTCTGCTCTCTCACTCAGGTACAACTCAAGCCTCAAAACATGTCCTGCTGTGACCAATGCCAGCCCTGTGGCCCCACccctctggccagcagctgcaatgagccctgtgtcaggcagtgccagcccTCCACCATTgtcatccagccctctcccgtggtggtgaccctgcccggacccatcctcagctccttcccgcagaacaccgccgtcggatcctccacctctgctgctgttggcagcatcctcagctgtcagggcgtgcccatcacctcggggggctttgacctctcctgcatttccaaccgctactgtggcagaaggtgcaCCCCCTGCTAAAGATGCTGGGCACTGCCCCAGACAAGGACACCCAGGAAATCAGATCACGGCACTGAATAGAAGAAACGTGCTGCTGTTTTTGCCCTGCAAGGCAGACAGGAGGGGCCAGCCTGTCTTCATGGGCAGGATGGAGA containing:
- the LOC109364251 gene encoding feather keratin Cos1-2-like isoform X1; this translates as MPLDLRQFISIIKGSPAPCSLIHHSSHVLLHLCSLTQVQLKPQNMSCCDQCQPCGPTPLASSCNEPCVRQCQPSTIVIQPSPVVVTLPGPILSSFPQNTAVGSSTSAAVGSILSCQGVPITSGGFDLSCISNRYCGRRCTPC
- the LOC109364251 gene encoding feather keratin Cos1-2-like isoform X3, whose product is MSCCDQCQPCGPTPLASSCNEPCVRQCQPSTIVIQPSPVVVTLPGPILSSFPQNTAVGSSTSAAVGSILSCQGVPITSGGFDLSCISNRYCGRRCTPC
- the LOC109364251 gene encoding feather keratin Cos1-2-like isoform X2, producing the protein MPLDLRQFISIIKGSPAPCSLIHHFLLHLCSLTQVQLKPQNMSCCDQCQPCGPTPLASSCNEPCVRQCQPSTIVIQPSPVVVTLPGPILSSFPQNTAVGSSTSAAVGSILSCQGVPITSGGFDLSCISNRYCGRRCTPC